From bacterium, the proteins below share one genomic window:
- a CDS encoding diguanylate cyclase, whose translation MADKILIADDSPTIVEMLRFFLGKEGYETVVAKDGIEAIEQAYLELPDLMLLDVLMPKMNGYQVCRLLKGDENISYIPVIMLTSQDAPKDKFWGLQTGADEYIIKDFESDELFNAIVRVLEKTEEQRKKKPVEIPKTTIDNILYRLNGLLDKKLFQTTLLNEINRIARTCDNCEDVIKEILGLLTRVVNYHLASVMIEQDETINMMVYINQSISESFLTECIAKIKTEGMTKADFTVRQDNLRVTTIKSTAQKGKKDAPIKVRSSLSIPMRAHKSVIGILYFASAFENAFNPETIEILNIIADEATIVINNAMFYDQFKLLAITDGLTKCYNHRHFQEVLETEFQRAKRYKLTFSLLIGDIDNFKKINDTYGHQTGDMILKGIGSLLKRCVRDMDVVARYGGEEFAVIMPETDSEGAFKTAERIRCSIEEYIFSGLPPNTSVTMSIGIGTYPKLDVGSKFEFVEKIDKALYRAKEEGKNRVISAK comes from the coding sequence GTGGCAGATAAAATCTTGATTGCTGATGATAGTCCAACCATTGTTGAGATGTTAAGATTCTTCCTTGGGAAGGAAGGATATGAAACCGTTGTCGCAAAAGATGGAATCGAAGCCATCGAGCAGGCATATCTCGAATTACCAGATTTAATGTTATTGGATGTGCTTATGCCAAAAATGAATGGCTACCAGGTCTGCAGATTATTAAAAGGCGATGAAAATATCTCTTACATCCCGGTAATTATGCTTACTTCTCAAGATGCACCCAAAGACAAATTCTGGGGATTACAGACCGGGGCAGATGAATATATTATCAAAGACTTTGAATCTGATGAGTTGTTTAATGCGATTGTTCGTGTCCTTGAGAAAACTGAAGAACAAAGAAAGAAAAAACCAGTAGAAATCCCCAAGACAACAATTGATAACATCCTGTATCGCCTCAATGGGCTATTAGATAAAAAACTCTTTCAAACAACACTGTTAAATGAAATTAATAGAATTGCGAGAACCTGTGATAATTGTGAGGATGTCATCAAGGAAATTTTAGGGTTGCTCACAAGGGTTGTTAACTATCATTTAGCCTCAGTGATGATAGAACAGGATGAAACAATAAATATGATGGTCTATATAAATCAATCAATATCTGAAAGCTTTTTAACCGAGTGCATTGCAAAAATAAAAACTGAAGGGATGACAAAGGCTGACTTTACTGTCCGTCAGGATAATCTACGGGTAACAACGATTAAATCAACAGCACAAAAAGGGAAAAAGGATGCTCCGATAAAGGTGAGGTCTTCCTTGAGTATTCCCATGCGGGCACACAAATCAGTGATAGGCATTTTATATTTTGCCAGTGCCTTTGAAAATGCCTTTAATCCAGAAACAATAGAAATACTCAATATTATTGCGGATGAAGCCACAATTGTGATTAATAATGCGATGTTTTATGACCAATTTAAACTCTTAGCCATTACGGATGGTTTAACTAAATGTTATAATCATCGTCATTTTCAGGAAGTCCTGGAAACTGAATTCCAACGAGCAAAAAGATATAAATTAACCTTTTCTCTGTTGATTGGGGATATAGATAATTTCAAAAAGATAAATGATACTTATGGACATCAAACCGGGGATATGATTTTAAAAGGGATAGGGTCTTTATTAAAAAGGTGTGTTCGAGATATGGATGTTGTGGCACGCTATGGTGGTGAAGAGTTTGCAGTGATTATGCCAGAAACAGATAGTGAGGGCGCCTTTAAGACCGCAGAAAGGATAAGATGCTCAATCGAAGAATATATCTTCTCCGGACTTCCACCTAACACCTCAGTTACAATGAGTATTGGTATTGGAACATATCCAAAGTTAGATGTCGGTAGTAAATTTGAGTTTGTTGAAAAAATAGACAAGGCACTCTATCGGGCTAAAGAAGAAGGGAAAAACAGGGTAATATCTGCAAAATAA
- a CDS encoding chemotaxis response regulator protein-glutamate methylesterase — protein sequence MMKNPIKVLVVDDSAIIRDAIISALESEEEIKVIATATNGKEAIDLIPELKPDIVTMDIVMPIMDGLQATEHIMAYHPTPIIVITSLLPKDMEIAFKALNSGALDVIERPNISELLNPASKKRKQLIDKVKILVNVKVITHLGGRLLKKEKEFLESTPTPSEAKFKIIGIASSTGGPKTVRKILSKLPVDFPIPIVIVQHISDGFTKGLVDWWNNECAIEIREGKDGERLNKGTVYVAPSFVHMTVTKNERIKLEDTPPVGGHKPAGNVLLTSVAQAYQDSAMGIILTGMGDDGAIGIKAIKDAGGFTIAQDEKTCAIFGMPKVSIEMGGVDKILPLDEIPDEIMRRIKSRSGR from the coding sequence ATGATGAAAAACCCAATAAAAGTTTTAGTTGTAGATGATTCAGCGATTATCCGTGATGCAATTATCAGTGCCTTAGAAAGTGAAGAAGAGATTAAAGTCATTGCCACGGCGACTAACGGTAAAGAGGCAATTGACCTCATACCCGAATTAAAACCAGATATAGTCACGATGGATATAGTTATGCCGATTATGGATGGACTCCAGGCAACCGAACATATTATGGCTTACCATCCTACCCCGATTATCGTCATTACCTCCTTACTTCCAAAAGATATGGAGATTGCATTTAAAGCATTAAATTCTGGGGCATTAGATGTTATCGAAAGACCAAATATCTCAGAATTGTTAAATCCTGCCTCAAAAAAAAGAAAACAACTTATAGATAAAGTAAAAATCCTGGTAAATGTAAAGGTAATTACTCATCTTGGCGGTAGACTCCTCAAAAAGGAAAAAGAGTTTTTAGAATCTACACCTACCCCATCTGAGGCAAAATTCAAGATAATTGGCATCGCTTCTTCTACTGGTGGACCTAAAACTGTTCGGAAAATATTATCTAAATTACCTGTTGATTTCCCGATACCAATCGTCATTGTTCAACATATCTCTGATGGATTTACGAAAGGATTAGTTGATTGGTGGAATAATGAATGTGCCATAGAAATTCGAGAAGGAAAAGATGGGGAGAGACTTAATAAAGGAACAGTATATGTTGCTCCGTCTTTTGTCCATATGACTGTAACTAAAAACGAGCGGATAAAATTAGAAGATACGCCGCCTGTTGGTGGTCATAAACCCGCCGGGAATGTCTTACTTACATCCGTAGCCCAGGCATATCAGGATTCCGCGATGGGTATAATTCTTACAGGTATGGGTGATGATGGAGCAATTGGTATAAAAGCAATTAAAGACGCCGGCGGATTCACTATCGCCCAGGATGAAAAAACCTGCGCCATATTTGGTATGCCAAAAGTATCTATTGAAATGGGTGGTGTGGACAAAATTCTACCCCTGGATGAAATACCAGATGAAATAATGAGGAGGATAAAATCACGAAGTGGCAGATAA
- a CDS encoding nucleotidyltransferase has protein sequence MDTESLLKSLKEHKVDFVIIGATAFPVHGYARATLDIDIFMRPDRINAERVWQALKEFGYDVTDIKIEDLLQKKLLIRQYAVETDIHPFVKGVSFDRVLLRIKY, from the coding sequence GTGGATACAGAAAGCCTTTTGAAATCATTAAAAGAACATAAAGTGGATTTTGTAATAATCGGGGCAACTGCTTTTCCTGTGCATGGTTATGCGCGGGCAACATTAGATATTGATATTTTTATGAGACCTGATAGAATTAATGCCGAACGGGTATGGCAGGCATTAAAAGAGTTTGGATACGATGTTACTGATATTAAAATAGAAGATTTGCTACAAAAAAAATTATTGATTCGTCAGTATGCTGTGGAAACAGATATTCATCCATTCGTTAAAGGTGTAAGTTTTGACCGCGTCTTACTCCGTATAAAATATTAG
- a CDS encoding saccharopine dehydrogenase-like oxidoreductase, with product MMRIAVLGAGGLGKAAGKIISLKKEMRLIAICDHQGFAFNPDGLNCAEIEEIKIGSTVGKMPDGKMSDDSIGEIIKLSNDIDGIFVALPNLPNEFIPGVTQRFIDAGYQGVWTDALKRTQAMELMFELNEGLKSTKNTYITGAGATPGLLTAAAVIAAQSFIEVSKVIIWWGVGIANWEAYKATIREDIAHLPGFTVEKAKALSDEDVTKLLDERNGILELHEMEHADDLLLQKAGVVDLRDKVEVGGVLDTRHAKKPVTTTMTLTGKTFDGKISSHKFILGDETTMAANVIGPALGYLKRAKWLNEHGIYGIYGSTEFMPAVVK from the coding sequence ATGATGCGAATAGCCGTGTTAGGTGCAGGTGGTTTAGGTAAAGCCGCGGGGAAAATTATTAGTTTGAAAAAAGAGATGAGATTAATCGCTATTTGCGACCATCAGGGATTTGCCTTTAATCCAGATGGACTTAATTGTGCGGAAATTGAAGAGATTAAAATAGGTTCAACCGTGGGTAAAATGCCTGATGGGAAAATGTCTGATGACTCAATTGGCGAGATTATAAAACTAAGTAATGACATTGATGGCATATTTGTCGCCTTGCCTAATTTGCCAAATGAATTCATTCCAGGAGTTACTCAACGGTTTATTGATGCTGGATACCAGGGGGTATGGACTGATGCCCTGAAAAGGACCCAGGCGATGGAATTGATGTTTGAACTAAACGAAGGGCTAAAATCAACGAAGAACACTTACATTACTGGCGCCGGGGCAACACCAGGCTTATTAACTGCGGCGGCGGTCATAGCCGCTCAATCATTTATTGAAGTTTCAAAAGTGATCATCTGGTGGGGTGTCGGAATAGCCAATTGGGAGGCATATAAAGCCACTATTCGTGAAGATATTGCCCATTTACCCGGATTTACTGTTGAAAAAGCAAAGGCACTCTCGGATGAAGATGTAACAAAGTTGTTAGACGAACGAAATGGGATATTAGAATTGCATGAGATGGAACATGCCGATGATTTACTTCTCCAAAAAGCAGGTGTAGTCGATTTAAGAGATAAGGTTGAAGTAGGTGGAGTCCTGGATACCCGACATGCTAAAAAACCAGTAACGACAACAATGACATTAACCGGTAAGACCTTTGATGGGAAAATCTCAAGCCATAAATTTATACTCGGTGATGAAACAACAATGGCGGCAAATGTCATTGGGCCGGCACTGGGTTATCTTAAACGGGCAAAATGGCTCAATGAACACGGCATCTACGGTATCTATGGCTCTACAGAATTTATGCCAGCAGTGGTGAAATAA